GGCATCACGGGCGCTCTCAAACACTTCTGCCAGCGCTTGAGCCATGCCAACGGCTTGCGATCCCTGTCCCGGGAAAAGGAATGCGGTCGAGCTCATTTTTCTGTCTGTCAAAAAACGGGAGATCTGGACGATATAGGATGCCAAATCCCCCGAGCTGCCGGCACTACTCGAGTCATCTCGTTGAGCCGATCATGGGTCCTGTCAGAATACTTCGAATTATCCTATTCCTCTTCAAATTCCACCACAGTGCGGCCGCGGTAGGTGCCACATTCGGCGCACGCACGGTGAGACCGGTGCTTCTCGTGGCACTGGGGGCACTCGACCAGCCGGGGGACAATGAGCGCATGGTGGGCTCGGCGCCGATTTCGGCGTCCTTTCGA
This DNA window, taken from Chloroflexota bacterium, encodes the following:
- the rpmF gene encoding 50S ribosomal protein L32, translating into MAPLPKRKISKGRRNRRRAHHALIVPRLVECPQCHEKHRSHRACAECGTYRGRTVVEFEEE